From the genome of Amycolatopsis granulosa:
TTCCCGACCTGGGTGGCGGCGTCACGCCACTGCGCCTCGGGCACCGGCAGCGCGTCGTGGTTGCCGTGGAGGAATGCGCTTTCCACCGCGCTGAGCGTCGTCCAGGCGGGACTGGCCAGCAGCGCGTCGTACTTCGCACGCACCGAGGGGATCATCTGCGGCGCGGCCACCTCCAGTTCGGCGTGGTACGCGCCGATCTGGCCGATGTAGGTGCGGAACTCCTCCTCGGACAGGCCGCGGCCGGCGATGCCCGCCGCCGCCAGCGCGTCCCCGCGGGACATCGCGTCGGCCGCGGTGAACAGCGGCATCGCGGTGACCCGGAGGAACGCGGTCCGGCCGTCCGGCGCGCCTTCGGCCACGCCGTTGAGCCCGTTGGCGAACTCGTCGATGATGCGGTTGTAGAAGGTGTAGGCGTCGAGCGGCGTGGCTTGCCGGGTGTCCACGCGCTGCCGCATCTCGGGCAGCTGGGCGAAGTTCGCGCTGGTCCTGGCGATGCTCTGCCGCACCGGCTCGGGCGCGTCGCCGACCATGTCCTGCAGGACGGAGGCCATGCGGGCGGCCGTGGCGTCGGTTCGGGCGCGTGCCTGGACGAGATCCGGGCCGGGTGTGCTGTTGCTCGCCACCGTGCGCAGGGTCAGCACGCGTTCGGCGCGCACCGCGCCGAAGAAGAGGGCACCCGGCTCGGCCGAGTCGTGCACCTTGGTCGCGAACTCGCGTGCGCCGACCGCCTGCGCGACCAGGTAACCCGCGAGCGCCACGCCCGCGAGCAGCAGGGCGACGCTGGGCACGATCGCGATCGCGAGCACCCTCGACCGGATCGAAGCACGCCGCTTACGTGATCCGAATACCTTTTCCAACGCTCTGAGGAGCCTTCCCGCAACTCGATGTGATGACCTCCGCCCCCGGACCGGAGTTTGCACCGCGCGCACGAACCACGGGGGTTGTGCAACCGGGAGAGTGAACCAGTCCGGACAAGTACGAGTCAACTTCACGTTCCGTCCGCAATCGACGCCGCACCGTGGAGAAGTCGTTCACCCCGCGGATGTTGTCGCCGGTGGATGAGATCTCGTTACCGCTCGCGCGGCCGGATGGTCCGGGTGGTTGCTCCGGATGGCCGTAGCCTCCGCGATTACCCGGTGTGCCGAACCGGATTCCAGCGCCGGCCCCCCAGCGCCCGCGCCCGGTCCGAGGGGGCCGCACTGTTGATCAGGTTGTGGCCCGGTGCGCGGGGTGGCAGACACCGGCCCGCCGGGCCGAACCAGGTTCGCCGGCGCCGGTTCTGCCGGAATGATGCGGGCCGGGACTCTTCATCCGGTTTCTTCGGGTGGTTTCCCGGCAATTCCGGTGCGAGGATCCCTGATATGGCGAAGCAGCCTCTGACCACGGATCAGCGGAACTCGTTCCTGGCCGCCGTGCTCGGCTGGACGATGGACGCTTTCGACTACTTCATCGTCGTGTTCGTTTACGCCGACATCGCAAAAACCTTCGGAATGGGGAAGTCCGAGGTCGCGTTCATCACCACCGCGACGCTGATCATGCGTCCGGTGGGAGCGCTGATCTTCGGGCTCTGGGCGGACCGGGTGGGCCGTCGTATTCCCTTGATGGTGGATGTCGCGTTCTACTCCGTTGTCGGTTTCGCGTGTGCCTTCGCGCCGAACTTCACGGTGCTGCTGGTCCTGCGGATGCTGTACGGCATCGGAATGGGCGGCGAATGGGGCCTGGGCGCCGCGCTGGCGATGGAGAAGATCCCGGTCGCCCGCCGCGGATTCTTCTCCGGGCTCCTGCAGGAGGGCTACTCCTTCGGCTACCTGCTCGCGTCCCTGGCCTCGCTGGTCGTGCTGCACTGGGCCGGACTGTCCTGGCGGTGGCTGTTCGGGCTGAGCATCGTCCCCGCGCTGATCAGCCTGATCATCCGGTCGCGGGTCAAGGAGTCCGAGGCGTGGGAGCGCGCCCAGCAGCGCATGCGCGTGACGCGCACCTCGATCCGCGACATCCTGCTCGACCCGAAGATCATCCGCCGGTTCGTCTACCTGGTCCTGCTGATGACCGCGTTCAACTGGATGAGCCACGGAACGCAGGACGTCTACCCGACCTTCCTGTCCGCCCACACCAACGGCGGCGCCGGGTTGTCCAGCACCACCGCCAGCTGGATCGCCGTCATCTACAACATCGGCGCGATCATCGGCGGGCTGGTCTTCGGGTCGCTGTCCGAACGGTTCGGCCGCCGGTACACGATCGCGTTCTGCGCGGTGCTCGCACTACCCATCGTGCCGCTGTTCGCGTTCTCGAGGACCGCCGCGCTGCTGTGCCTCGGGTCGTTCCTGATGCAGGTCATGGTGCAGGGCGCCTGGGGTGTGATCCCGGCCCACCTCACGGAGATGTCGCCGGACGCGATCCGCGGGTTCTACCCGGGCG
Proteins encoded in this window:
- a CDS encoding MFS transporter, producing the protein MAKQPLTTDQRNSFLAAVLGWTMDAFDYFIVVFVYADIAKTFGMGKSEVAFITTATLIMRPVGALIFGLWADRVGRRIPLMVDVAFYSVVGFACAFAPNFTVLLVLRMLYGIGMGGEWGLGAALAMEKIPVARRGFFSGLLQEGYSFGYLLASLASLVVLHWAGLSWRWLFGLSIVPALISLIIRSRVKESEAWERAQQRMRVTRTSIRDILLDPKIIRRFVYLVLLMTAFNWMSHGTQDVYPTFLSAHTNGGAGLSSTTASWIAVIYNIGAIIGGLVFGSLSERFGRRYTIAFCAVLALPIVPLFAFSRTAALLCLGSFLMQVMVQGAWGVIPAHLTEMSPDAIRGFYPGVTYQLGNCLAAFNLPIQEALASTHGYPFALAATIVPVLVVVTVLTLVGKEAKGVTFGAAGADVPALGLAHGGDGEGRRS